The Oncorhynchus masou masou isolate Uvic2021 chromosome 4, UVic_Omas_1.1, whole genome shotgun sequence DNA segment gtctgtctgtctgtctgtctgtctttatccctctctctcagtacaTTGAACACCCACCACGTCTGGCTGAAGAGAACTTGGGTTTTAAAAATAAATAGGTTCAACTGTATAATTTTAGCTAAATGTTTGCTTCAGACaagtaagagagggagggagagagagagagacagagagagagagagagagagagagagagagagagagagagagagagagagagagaaaataagaaagGTATCCATAGAAACTATCGAGTTGCATATAATTGTGATCTGTCTGGAATACTATAACTAACTATATTTCCCTGCAAAAAAATAGACATTGCTGATGCCAATATAAATATTAATGATAAATTGAACTATGAACAGTTGCGTCTTTGATGGAAATTAGAAAGTTGGATGAACTTATTGCAGCTTGGGGAAAGTTCTGCAGGTCTCCATCGCTAGTTCAGTAGTCTCTCTATGGTAAAATATTGCTCTAatcaatgacaaagcaaatgagGTGGTTTTGTTTGCAGGGTGCCGAGACTGGTCTGAAGGCTAAATGTATGTGACAGTCAGCCAGGCCACGGTAGGGTGGTGGTAGTTCGAGGAGTATCCGTTTTCCGTTTTCGTAGTTTTCAGCACCTCTGCCCTGGACAGCTCCACAATGCAACACTGGGATCCGATTTCAATTGCCTGTTCACACTAGGTTACTCGGGAGACTTTGTTTCTTACCTCACACCCCCTCTTCAGTTGGTGTGTGACGTATATATGTAGAATCATCATTTGACCAATTATGTCGCtacaaaataatcctgcagcaacgggATTTGAACGTTGAGTCCATAATGTTGTTGGGTCGGTGGTTAGGACATTAGCTGGCtaaaagtaggctacatgaaaagtgcaatactgttaatataacatTGTGTTAGTGTGGGTGTTCCTTGGATTTATGTAAATCACGAAGCTCATCTGAATTTCCTGCGGTGCAAGAAAATTCTCAGCCACaaaaaagagtgatcaaattaagaatCTGCATTTGTAAATGCGACTCTAACATTACATGATATCTGTAGTTGTCAACAAAAGgaatatttaaatatttatttaatatttatttcCTGTCATTAACTTTTTTTATTAGGCCTATTTCTATAAATCTATTCACATTTCAATAATGCAGCTTCAACCTCGCACAAAGACAGGCAGCTCGCATGTACAGCCGAACACTGATCCAAATTCACTGAAAATCCGAGCAATGCATAGCAACCTGTTTTCTTCTCTGGAGGCCAGTCTAATAAAAATCTGTGGCGCGGGCGTTAAATAATAGGGAAGCACACCTACACTCTCAGGAACACAACTCCACGTAAACGGGGACATAATCAAAGTGACAAGCGCTCCATCCCtcccgcccgccctctctctcccacccacagCTTGCTAGGGACAGAGAGATGTGCCGTGCGCACCTCATATACACAGGGTTCGAGCGCTTATTGAGTCAAGTGCGAGTCCAACAGAGAGAGCGAATGCGAGCAGTTGAGTGGGATGCAAGGAAGCAATAAAACAGAACATTGGAAGAACATTAGGATTCAAAGACAAAAAGTTTCAAAATGAACGTTGTGAGACAATGAAACGGGCTGCAAAAAGGAATtcgtagagagaggacagaacatTAAGGAtgtgttttattttgtattttggaGAGGATGTCAACGTTGTTTTTCCAAGTAGCTAACAACATTGCCATTCAAAAGGTGAGTATTTATTCTAATCGTTGACAGTTTTTTCATAGGCCAAAACACTTTTCCATTGACAGGACAAGTTGTCATGAACTTGACCTGTTTTTCTTTTAGATTGGTTGGTTTTTAGATTGGCCAGTCGAAGAGTCTTTGTTGTTTTTAACATGCAGCGTTTCGACGAAGCTCACTTCATACACTCGTTAAGGCCCCGAAATAAACTGCAGAGTAATCTTGCCTGTTTTCACCAGTATTATGTCACGACATGAACTCCTCGCCTTGTAGAGCCCAGTGAAACCTGTTGTTTTCTGCTGTTCACTGTCTTTCAGACAAACACTGTAAAATGATCAATGAATCCGCTAACGTAACGCATTGTTCTGGCCTATAATGTCAATCAACTGTAAATGATGCGCAGGCAAATCCTAATTGTGTGACATATTTTATTGACTAGGCCGTAGGCGATGTGGCATGCCAGTTTGGATATCCTGAGAGGTTTGATTTGCAAGACTCGAAATTAGATCAGATATGGACACATAATTCCTTATATTCAGACATTCTTATTTCCTATATGCGTGGGAATAGATTTCAGCACTGGACAGCTCTACACGTTAGCATCAACTCTGATATAGTTTAGTAAGTGCGTAGGCCTACCCTACCCTAATTTGAGTTTATCATTGGCTATTCAACGAATGGGATATCTCGTCATCCCATATTTTTTTCATAGATATGAGAAAGACATGTTTTTTTACACAATAATATGCATTCGTGATAGACGTGCATACGGTGCATATTTGAATGAGATACTGTGTTCATAGAGCTCCCATCAAAGCCATTCAAAAAAGACGGACATAACTTTCCCCCCTTCCTATTACTTGCCTACAATAACGTCTGCCATAATCATGTATAACAATGCTTTATTCAGTGATGACGACGCCACAACGCCACCAATCACCGCTAAACTGGATCAAATGTAACACCCCATCCTCGGATGTCACAATCTCTATACCCCCTATTCTTTACTGACAAGCGGATGACCTGCCCTGTGCTGTCACCTAAACTCTTCACTTTCTTTTTCCTTTCTTTCTCCCCTTTTAATGTCAGTCTCAGATTAAAGAAGATCATTTAAACCAGGATGCTTGACTGCATCCACCTTTCATATCACAGTTTGGATTAGGAGATTACCACACACGCACATGCAAACGCCAACGCacctgcgtacacacacacacacgagtgtgcgctcacacacacgcgcgcgctcacacacacacacacacacaaactttcaTCCATTCATATTAATTTCCCTGGGATTAAAAGTTTCCGGATTCAAGGCATATCATAGCtgcatatatatatttacaatttCAGGCCCTAAATATATTGTGTTGTGTGGAGTTCTGTTGTGGAGTAGGTTATGGTGTGGAGTAGGTTATGGTCGGggtgctcagttggtagagcatggcgcttgcaatgccagggttgtgggttctaATTCCAcggtatgaaaatgtatgtatttactactgtaaatcactctggatgagAGCGCCTGCCAAAATGTAAATGCGCTGAAATATCTGGGTATTTGTCTCTGTTCTGTGTGATTCAGTTTTACCCACATTAAAGTGAATCAGTCCTGTATGTGACTCAGTCACTCAGGAGAGCACTTACACCTCTGGTGTCTCTACCCTCTGGCTTCACCTCGGCGGCGGTGCCTCATGCTAAATCATCCCCGCTCGACACGGCAAATCAGAGCGTCGAGGAGGGGAAAGAGGTTCCTATGGAAACGGCTAATAACTATCATCAACATTTAATTACTCCTGCTCTCCCTCAGGGACTAGTGGttcctgactgtctctgtctgcgtcctaagtgacaccctattccctatatagtgcactacttttgaccagggtcgtATGAGAtgtggtcaaaaatagtgcactatgtagagaaaagggtgccattttctTCCTACcctctatatacagtaccagtcaaaagtttggacacacctactaattcaagggattttcttaaattttttgtactattttctacattgtagaataatagtgaagacatcaaaactatgaatgaacacatatggaatcatttagtaaccaaaaaagtgtttcatggttgctgcaaagaaatcactactaaaggacaccaataagattccatatgtgttatttatgtctttatgtgtttatgtcttcactattattcaacaatgtagaaaatagtacaaataaagaaataaccttgaaggtgtgtccaaacatttgactggtatttttacatttcttttacccctttttctccccaattttgtggtatccaattgttgtagtagctactatcttgtctcatcactacaactcccgtacgggctcgggagagacgaaggttgaaagtcatgcgtcctccgatacacaacccaaccagccacactgcttcttaacacagcacacatccaacccggaagccagccgcaccaatgtgccggaggaaacaccgtgtacctggcaaccttggttagtgcgcactgcacccggcccgccacaggagtcgctggtgcacgatgagacaaggatatccctaccggccaaggcctccctaacccggacaacgctaggccaattgtgtgttgccccatggacctcctggtcgtggccggttacgacagagcctgggcgcgaacccagagtctctgatggcacagctggcactgcagtacagcgcccttaaccactgcgccacccgggaggcccggtACTGTATATTTTACAAAATGTTCCAGATCTGTAGTACATCTATATGTCTTGGAAGCCTCCGATGTTGAAGATGCTGGTATGGTTAACAGTATGGCTACATTCTGAGTTTCACGTCTCAATGGGAATCAGGTTGACCGGAAAAGACTACTGTTTCCTCAGTCTGTGGTGATGGATTCGTTATGATCTGGCATTATCCCATAGACTCTCAAACTGAGAAACTCAAGCTGTCACAGTCTTCCATTCATATGCATGATTCTTCTCCTCCAACCTAACTCAGATACACATTCTTGTCCAATCAAACTCCCAGGATCTTCGGGAAGTGTTATGGAAAGACTTGATACGTGTGACCCTGGTTAACACTGTGTACACTAAACACTCCTTAAGACACAGTGGAACTGGTGTGTTGTCAATAATGTCATGTCAGCcccctggatctctctctctctctctctctctccctctcttctccctctctctcgttctctctctctctccctctctctccctctctctctctctccatctctctctccctctctctctctctctccctctcttctccctctctctcattctctctctctctccctctctctctccctctctctctccctctctctctccctctctctctctctctctctctctctctctctctctctccctctctttctttcttcctttctcagCCCCTTTGGTCCAGCTGCTACAGTGGTTGATATGTAACAATGCTGACGTAATCTATCCCAGCCTCTTACTGAGGATTTAAATTGGGAAGGATCCTGGATCCTCAATCCGGCCAATAAGCACACGGCAGGAACAACATCTGTccatctgctgtgtgtgtgtgtgtgtgtgtgtgtgtgtgtgtgtgtgtgtgtgtgtgtgtgtgtgtgtgtgtgtgtgtgtgtgtgtgtgtgtgtgtgtgtgtgtgtatttgggaGGGAAGAAAATTGACATAGACTGTCACGCAAAGGTAAAAAACAACCCTGCTAAATCCTGTCAGTctgtggactgtgtgtgtacgtgtgtatgtgtgtgcgtgcacgtgtgtatgtgtgtgcactcGCGCTCGTCTGTGTGTTTTAATAACTCCGTGCTGACGTGTGTCGACGTGTCAGTTTCGTTGACCCAGCAGTGATGTCACAGCGCTTCGTAAGCTACTGCCACTGTTTTTCTACACATAGCTAACTCCACACCTCTCTTCAAACCACCCAGTGCTGCTGTTCTATAGCGTGCAGCTACAACCCTGTTATGGCTGTTATGCAACGCTTTCCCTTGGTCGCCCTGATAGTCTAGCGATCACATAATGGGTACTAGCTCTAACCCACTACGTCACCCGGCCTCTAACCCTGTCATCAAGCCAAACACCAGATCAATTGTTCCCTTAACAGGAGTTCAGCACAGATTCCCCTCTCTTTCAGAGCTTTGGCCCCTCCTATGTCTGTTAGTGTGTTCCACCCCATGCTGACATGAAGGGGCCTCGGGCGACCGGCTACGAGGGACTCAATCTATAACCATCATGATGAATATTTGTCTGTTTTTTTTCATGCATGAAGAGAGTTGACCATCCCACCCTCCTCCTGCATGACATGTGTAGATGTAGAAATACTGTGCATTGGGTGCTGTGATTCTGAATGACCTTAAAAATTCATACTGTTCTCTGATTTGCTGTCATTCCAGGAAATGCATCAGAAGGAGGCAACGCTGATATCACCAAGGGGTCCTTAGACCTGAGGCTGTTGTCCTCCTGCCCCTCTGCCCACAGCCTCCTACCAAGCTGGTCTCTTTTAATGGTTGGCACTGGCCACCGCGGCCCTGATTACTgcccacacagacacagcctgaTGATCACTGGTGCCATGGGAGCGGTGCGAGTCAACAGGTAGGACCGGGGAATAGGACAATCAGCTCCTTTTCCTGCCTCTAAATGCCTGTCCTTGGTGTCTATTCTTGGACTGTAAAACACAgggaaatcatgtttttgactgcactgggacttTAACTCTTAAACCTGCCATGTctccttcaccctcctctctaaacTTGTGTGTTTTGTTTGGGTTTTTGTTTCACATCAGATACAGCATCGTAGCCACCGATGAAGACCACTTCAAGATCTCCACCTTGGGCCTCCACAATGGCCATGGTCCCCTGATGCACCACAATatgactgggaggggtatggggggcggaggaggtggtggtggtggaggaggaggagggtcagaaggaggaggaggcggcAGCTCGCTAGCCCTGCGAGCAACAGAGTCTGTCCACAACGTCCGCCAGATCTCCACGACGGGGCCCAACCATGTCCGGAGCCGCTTCGTGAAGAAGAACGGCCAGTGCAACGTGGTTTTCCACAACATGGAAGACAAGACGAAACACTATCTGGCCGACATATTTACCACCTGCGTGGACATCCGCTGGCGTTACATGCTGCTCCTCTTCACCTCTACCTTCCTGCTCTCCTGGTTCCTCTTTGGGGTGGTCTTCTGGGGAGTGGCCCTGGCCCATGGGGACTTCGACCTTCGACCCGGCCTGGGAGAGGGGCCTCTGGCCGGcttggagggaggaggggtggagtggaAGCCCTGCATCCTACACGTCCAAGGCTTCGTAGGGGCGTTTCTCTTCTCCATAGAGACCCAGACCACCATTGGGTATGGGTTCCGCTGCGTCACCGAGGAGTGTCCGGCGGCGGTGGCTACGGTGGTGGTCCAGTCCATTGTGGGCTGTATCATCGACTCCTTCATGATCGGAACCATCATGGCCAAAATGGTTCGACCTAAGAAGCGGGCGCAGACCTTGCTGTTCTCGCACCACGCGGTAATCTCCATGCGGGACGGGAAGCTGTGCCTGATGTTTCGCCTGGGGAACATGAGGAAAAGCCACATTGTGGAGGCTCACGTCCGGGCGCAGCTCATCCGGCCGCACGTCACCGCCGAAGGCGAGTACCTCCCCATGGAGCAGACGGACATCGACGTGGGCTACGACGAGGGCCTGGACCGCCTCTTCCTGGTGTCTCCACTGGTCGTGGTCCACGAGATCAACGAGAACAGCCCGCTGTACTGCATGAGTAGCGCCGACCTGACGACAGAGGACTTTGAGATCGTGGTGATACTGGAGGGGATGGTGGAGGCCACGGCCATGACCACCCAGGCCCGCTCCTCCTACCTGGCCAGGGAGATCCTGTGGGGCCACCGCTTCGAGCCCGTGGTCTTCGAGAAGGAGCACCGCTACCAGGTAGACTACTCCCGCTTCCACAAGACCTACGAGGTGCCAGCTACTCCGCACTGCAGCGCCAGGGAGCTCCGGGAGATGACGGGCCGATCCCGCTCCCCCTCGTCTGCCTCCGGCTCGAGTTCTACCCGGTCAGTGTCCCCTCTCGGTCCCAAGTCCTCCGGCCTCCACCTCTTGCCTCCACACTCCCCCAGCGCCTTCTGCTATGAGAACGAGGTGGCCCTGTGCtgcggggag contains these protein-coding regions:
- the LOC135524784 gene encoding LOW QUALITY PROTEIN: ATP-sensitive inward rectifier potassium channel 12-like (The sequence of the model RefSeq protein was modified relative to this genomic sequence to represent the inferred CDS: inserted 1 base in 1 codon) yields the protein MVGTGHRGPDYCPHRHSLMITGAMGAVRVNRYSIVATDEDHFKISTLGLHNGHGPLMHHNMTGRGMGGGGGGGGGGGGGSEGGGGGSSLALRATESVHNVRQISTTGPNHVRSRFVKKNGQCNVVFHNMEDKTKHYLADIFTTCVDIRWRYMLLLFTSTFLLSWFLFGVVFWGVALAHGDFDLRPGLGEGPLAGLEGGGVEWKPCILHVQGFVGAFLFSIETQTTIGYGFRCVTEECPAAVATVVVQSIVGCIIDSFMIGTIMAKMVRPKKRAQTLLFSHHAVISMRDGKLCLMFRLGNMRKSHIVEAHVRAQLIRPHVTAEGEYLPMEQTDIDVGYDEGLDRLFLVSPLVVVHEINENSPLYCMSSADLTTEDFEIVVILEGMVEATAMTTQARSSYLAREILWGHRFEPVVFEKEHRYQVDYSRFHKTYEVPATPHCSARELREMTGRSRSPSSASGSSSTRSVSPLGPKSSGLHLLPPHSPSAFCYENEVALCCGEEEGEEVGEMGVMLGGRDDGEXEERDVQLDIFQERFQDQVAVDMNMLCVLDIDNQIDRLQPAIALDALGFRRESGV